The Coffea eugenioides isolate CCC68of chromosome 8, Ceug_1.0, whole genome shotgun sequence genome has a segment encoding these proteins:
- the LOC113779630 gene encoding protein LOL1 isoform X1, translating into MPVPLAPYPTPPVPFTPPATGAQSQLVCSGCRNLLVYPVGATSVCCAVCNAVTAVPPPAGTEMAQLVCGGCHTLLMYIRGATSVQCSCCHTINLAMEANQVAHVNCGNCRMLLMYQYGARSVKCAVCNFVTSIGASASTIEQKFNS; encoded by the exons ATGCCAGTCCCTCTTGCTCCGTATCCAACACCTCCTGTTCCATTTACACCACCTGCAACTG GTGCACAGAGCCAGCTTGTTTGTTCTGGTTGTCGAAACCTTTTGGTGTATCCGGTAGGAGCAACCTCTGTGTGTTGTGCAGTTTGCAATGCAGTCACAGCTGTACCTCCTCCTG CAGGCACTGAGATGGCTCAGTTGGTTTGTGGGGGCTGCCATACTTTGTTAATGTATATTCGTGGAGCAACAAGCGTGCAGTGTTCTTGTTGTCACACCATCAATTTAGCAATGGAAG CAAATCAGGTAGCACATGTGAATTGTGGGAACTGCCGGATGCTGTTGATGTACCAATATGGGGCGCGATCTGTAAAATGCGCCGTCTGCAATTTTGTGACATCAATTGGG
- the LOC113779630 gene encoding protein LOL1 isoform X2, with product MPVPLAPYPTPPVPFTPPATGAQSQLVCSGCRNLLVYPVGATSVCCAVCNAVTAVPPPGTEMAQLVCGGCHTLLMYIRGATSVQCSCCHTINLAMEANQVAHVNCGNCRMLLMYQYGARSVKCAVCNFVTSIGASASTIEQKFNS from the exons ATGCCAGTCCCTCTTGCTCCGTATCCAACACCTCCTGTTCCATTTACACCACCTGCAACTG GTGCACAGAGCCAGCTTGTTTGTTCTGGTTGTCGAAACCTTTTGGTGTATCCGGTAGGAGCAACCTCTGTGTGTTGTGCAGTTTGCAATGCAGTCACAGCTGTACCTCCTCCTG GCACTGAGATGGCTCAGTTGGTTTGTGGGGGCTGCCATACTTTGTTAATGTATATTCGTGGAGCAACAAGCGTGCAGTGTTCTTGTTGTCACACCATCAATTTAGCAATGGAAG CAAATCAGGTAGCACATGTGAATTGTGGGAACTGCCGGATGCTGTTGATGTACCAATATGGGGCGCGATCTGTAAAATGCGCCGTCTGCAATTTTGTGACATCAATTGGG